Genomic window (Syntrophales bacterium):
TCTGGTATCCCTGATGTCCTTATGAAGAGCATCATGGCCTTCCAATACCAACTCAAATTTTCCCCGAATGTCTTCCAGCAGAATCTCCAGATGGTCTTTTTCCATGCTTCACCTCGCAGGTCTTGGGGGTCAGGTCTTTAAATTTAGCGTTTTGCGGGGGCACATCGTTGAACTTTGATAACCGGCTCCGGACGACATTCAATACTTGTTCTAAAGTACGATCGAAAGAATGTTCAACGGCATCTTCTTTCCCCACGTGTACATGGTGAGGAAAAGTCTCCACATCCCAATCCGGGGCATTGTCCCACCGCATGATCAGTTTGCCGCGGCGATCCTGCCAGTGATAGGAATATTTGCGAATAGAAATACTTAAAACCGTCTCCCGGACGTGAAGAATCGTATCGTCGATCAATATCAACTCGGCGCGAAACCTGAGAATCTGTCCGAAATGCTCAAACCTGGAAATTTTATAAGACGCGATAACGTCGCTGTATTTGGTGAGAAGCTTAAGCATTCCGGAGCGCCCGCAACTTATCTTCCCACCAGATCAATGCCTTGCAGGCAAATTCCCAATCTTCCAGATCATTTTCTTTCTCGAAATCCTCTTTGCCTTTAACCGCATGAATATCCTGTTCATAACTTTCGAATGATTTTTTATACTTCTTTTCAAAACTTTCCTTTTCAGCCCCGAATTGATCAATCCTGGATAAGGCAATCATGACCGACCAATCCTTCAGCGCATCGTCAGACGACAGATATCCGTCTTCGAAAAGAATTTCATTTATAATCGCTGTGTTTTCCATATTTGCCTCTCTTTTTTCGGGGGTCAGTTTTCGGGGGTCAGGTCTTTAAAATTAGCGTTTTTGCGGGGGCTGAGTTCTCCTTATGAGCTATCGCGCCCATGAGAGTCATTTCCTCAATGGTCGAATGCAAACGCCATTTTTTCAAATGCACATAGGCGACAGGCTGATCAGCCTCTCTGTTACGGACAGACATTTCCTTGTGCCAACGATTGAAGTCGTCCTCACCCTCAACCTCAAAGATAAGAAGGACATTCTTCGGCAGTTTTGGGCTCCGTTTTTCGTCATCCATGAGGTAACGATGAAACTCGCTGGCCAACATCGCCGTGAACTTACTGTAATCACTCATCCTTTCCTCCTTTCAAAAAGGCATCCCTGTAATGCTGCCAATTTTCGTTAATATCCCAATCACCATATGTCAAAGCGCTTTCAAATTGAAGGTTCATAGGCATTTTCGTTTGTTTCCCCATTTTATCATACCGGTCAACATGAGAAAACCCATGAGCACAGTCATAGCGAGACGCTTTGAATAACTGCCAATATTGTCATTTCGACCGAAGGGAGAAATCTTTAACTATGCACGAGAATTAAGATTTCTCGTCGCTAACGCTCCTCGAAATGACAAAATTCAAAGGTCTCATTGTTGGGGGTGTCGGGGATCAGCAAGTCCGGGGGTCAGGTCTTTAAATTTAGCGTTTTGCGGGGCGGAAAATTGGGTTAGAGCGTTTCATGATCACAGTAACCGCACCATAATTGCTTCCGGAGAGATCATCAAGTTTATTGTGTTCAATATCTTCGTTTCTTCCGAGTTTACTTGTCCATCGGCCGGCTTGAGTTTGCCTTGCGGCGTGTGTCGGTTTTCCTCGTTCATCCGTGTAGATGGCTATCTTTTCAAACCCGCTTTCATAACCAGAGGCATCACAGGGAACATAGCCCGCAAGAGAATAGGCTTGTATGAAAGCCGCAAGGGTTTCCTCTCTGGGGGCTCCGTCCGGCCAGTATGCGGTGTATTGGTTATCAGGCCACCACCATCGGTCATCAGTCCCGGCCGCCCAGGCAATGCAATTATAATCCGGTGATTCGGGGCTCGTGATTCGATAATTTGAAGGCGTCAAAGAAGGAAACGCCGTTTCAATTCGATAACTGCTCAAGCGATATACCCTCGCTCCTTTCCCCACTGAAGCCAAGCCTTGGACATTTCTGCTACGATCCCTCTGTGTCTCGGTTTGACGGGGTCTTCGTTCGTGATGGATTTCAGCGCCCAGAACCATTGCCCCTGTTTGATTGACATTTCCCTCAGGATTAATGGTATTGACACCGGTCCCATCCCAATGATCTGCTGATAGGCCGGATGCATGACGATGTCTGAAACGGAGGAAAGAAACGCCGTTTCCGCTTCCCATTTTTCTTTGAGTCGGTGAAAGCGGATAAATGGAATTGATTCTCTTGAGACCGGAATAAAGTATTCGTTCAGAAATATTTCAAAGGCTCTTGAGACGGCGGCGCTTTCCTTCCCAACCGCTGCAGTTTCCTCGCCCAACCAAACGGGCACGTCATTCGGTGAGGTTTGGATATGCGGATTTACACTGGTCATTGAAACAGCTCCTTTGCTTTATCCGTGATACTATTGAAGAATATTTCATTCTTGAAGATCCGCAATTGGTCAAAATCGTTCCATATATCTTCGCTGTTCCCCGGATGGTTCGTGATCTTGAACACATCGATGTCGAATATGATCGGCAGAATTTTAGCGCTGGATGACTGATCCATGACGACACTTATGACCGCCGTTGCTTCAATTTCAGGATTGGGGACAGCCAATCTCATGATGAAATCAGCCAAGGATTGTGGGAGGTTGGGCGCAATTTCGGGAATCGTCAAAAGATAATCTTTGAAATCCCTGATCGGCAGGGGGATTTCGATACGGTTGATGTAACGTAAGGCCAATCTTTTCAGCCTGTTGGGTTTGGCCGTTTCAACATAGCGCTGCCAGAGTTCTCGGGCCTCGGCGCTAAAAGCACCCCAGCTTTCATAGGGATTGAACTTGTTGAAGGTGTATCCATCGATCCTAGCCTGAACCGCCTTCTTTTCCTCCGAAGAGCGATACATGTAGCCGACCGGCTGCACCGACGGTTCATCCATGCTTGGCCCCTGCGGCGAGATGCGAATGACGGCAGACCCCTTCGCCCGCATTTCCTTTTCGGGATATCGTCCCTTCACATGATCGAAGAACGTCCCGATTTGTTTCATGTTCATCCCTTCGGCCGGTTCGACCTGGATATCGAGAACCGCTTCGACGATCGGTGCTTTGGGAAATGTTGTATATGTCTTCACGGCATGCGTCCTCTGCGTTGACGTTTCTACGAGAGCTTTGAATTTCTCCCGAAATGTTGTTAATTGTCATTCCCGTGAAAACGGGAATCTGGTCTTTTCGGGAACTTATAGATTCCCGCCTGCGCGGGAATGACAAAAGGGTATAGATTTTCAAAGCTCTCTCTACTATACCATAAATCCGGCGATGAATGCTTGGCTTATTGGGGGTCAGGTCTTTAAATTTAGCGTTTTTGCGGGGGTGGGTCAGATCAGGCGTGTGCCGGTTTCCAAAATCTCCCTGACAAAGGGATCAGCAGCAACAAAATCTTCCGGTCGAAAAGGAATCGTCTCTATGTCACAACTCACCCCGAGGGTTATCTTTCTTACCTTGGCGCGATCAGCAATCCGGGAACCTTGAAAGGCATCAGATACGATTGCCAAATCAATATCACTCCATTCCGTGAACCCACCGGTAGCATAACTCCCGAAAAGAATTGCCTGACTTACATGAATCCGGTTTTCCTCAAGCCTTTTGATATACAGCGCAATCACGCTTCGGATGTGATCCGGGATTTTAGCCATTGGTAAATATCCTTAATTTTATTGAAATTTTCCAGTGTATATTCTTTTGAGCAATGGAGGTAAAAGGCTTCCTTGTAATCAGGATATCTGACTTCAAGATTGAAATCATTCACTTCATCCAGAAATATCTTTTGATCATCCGTAAGTTCCAGCGATGATTTCTCGGCCAACTTGACCAGGTTATGCGTCTTCGGAGGTATCTGTTCACTTTGCTTCTGAACCAAAATAGCTTTGAGCGTTTTCTCCAGTACAAGGTGGCCAAGAAAAAGGCACCAGTCATATTTCCCCGCAGCGAACAAACTTTCGGCCGCATCAAGATCGTGCGCAGCGCTCTCCAGCCAGAATTGAATATGTTCTTCGGATTTCATCTTTTTGGGGGTCAGGTCTTTAAATTTAGCGTTTTTACGGGAATTCACGGGGAGGGGCAAAGTACCCCTATTCTCTTATTTCTACCCCTGCTTCCCGGCAAAAAGAGATGAGGGATTTATATTCCTTCTCGGCTATCGCGCGCAAAATGGCGATTTCCAGTTCCTGATACTCATGAATAGCCACATTCCTGAATCCCGTCATGGCAATCATCGCCCGGGCGGTCTCTTCGCTCAGCACATTTGCCTTCTTGAGGAGAATAAACAGATCCGCGCTGCTTTGAGGAACCCCGAGATGATTTTCGGCCACGAGATGCTGCGCAAGATCAATGGCAGCCTGGCAGGCCCGTTCAATATTGAGAATCATCGCATCGATATGGGTGTAATTATCCAGCGCGGGGTTGAAGGCATACTCCTGGCGCATTCTCCTTAAGAAGCGCTCTATCGCGGCAGCCTTGTTCAAGACCACATTATCGGGCCCGGTAGGCATCCAGCACCTCCTTGCGATCAAGATTGAACTGTATGTACATTCCCATTAAAGAGGCCCTGCGGAGAGCAGCTCGTCCATGATTTCTCTGAAAAACGGGGACGCCTGTCAGAAAGGCTTCCCGGGAATAGACCAGGTTTGCCGATGAGATTTCCCCCAGATCCACCGTGCGCTCCAATTTGTATGCAAGATCATTGGCTATTTTCAGCCTCTCGATAGAGCTCAATTTTGCCCCTGCCTCCAGCATCAAGGCCAAATCAATATCGCTTTCCGGACCCAGATTCTCCCTGAGGGCGCTTCCCAGCAAATAAACCGCCAGAATCCTGGCATCGCCGGACAAAATCTCTTTTGTGCACCGTTTTATTTTAGGGGTAAGATTCATGGGGGTCAGGTCTTTAAATTTAGNNNNNNNNNNATGGTTGGACAACGCAATAGCGGCAATCTGTGCGTCCTCCGTGCTGATAGGCTGACCGGCACGTGTTCTTGCTGCAACCAGTTCTGCATAAATTTTCGCAGACTGTTCGTCAAATGGCAGGCAGCGCCCCGAAAACTCTTCAGAAAACATCTCAGCGGCAGCATCCGCCAATCCGCTTTGACGCTTACCTGCCGGAAGCAGCGAAATACCCAACAGGATTTCAGCTTGCGTAACAGCAGAAATGTAATACCCGACTTCAGTGTTTAAACCAAACCACGACAATACACGAACATCCGGCTGCGGACGCATCAGCTCGGACAAAACGTTAGTATCCAACAATATCGTCTGCTCCATCAACGCTCCCACTGGGGAGGCATGCGCGATAACTGCCGTTCCGGGATCGGCAATCCTTCCCCCTCTAAGTTTGCGAAACGTTGGTGAATACGTTGAGCGATATTCTCCGTTAGCCTCCCCTGCGATTTTCTTTGTCTTAAAGTTTCGGCAAAGTCCAATAGCTCGCCCAGCAATGGTTCAGGAAGTTCTTTGGTCACATTATAAAGTCTTTCTACTATATTCATGATTGCACCTCGAGAGCTTTGAAAATCTATACCCTTTTGTCATTCCCGCGCAGGCGGGAATCTGTAAGTTCCCGAAAAGACCAGATTATGAACATTAAGCTTCGCTTTCCCGCCTGCGCGGGAATGACAAAGAAGGGGCGTTTTTCAAAGGTCTCAAAGCTCTCAAGGAAACGGAAAATGGGGCTCTGTCCCTAATTTCCGTCGGCGAGTATCTGTGCCGCGACGGGATTAACTTCGAGCTGACGGAGGTCCTCCTGCAATCGCTCGTATTCCTCGGACTTCTTTTTCAGAAAACGCACGGTGATCCGCGCGCGCTCTTCAATCCCGGCCGGCGTGAGGTGGTAGATGTAGGCGGCCTTGTGCTCCGACGTGCAGAAACTCTCCACCTTGAGAAGCCCCTTTTCGATCAGCCCCTTAATGAGGTAATTTACCTTGCCCAAGCCGATATCAAGCCGGGAAGACATCTGACGCTGCGTAATGCGCGGATTTGCAGAGATTTCCCGCAGAAGATTGAGCGTTTCCTCGCCGCCGAGCTTTTTATATACAGAATTCTTCATTGCCGACCTTGGTTACTTTTTTGAACGAGGCTCGCTTCTAATCGTTCCCCCTCCCCTTGTCAAGGAAAAGTTTGGGAAATTAGCAAGCGCTCCTCATGATTTCTGCAATTTTCGTTTGATCTTCTTTTTGAAGGTATGGGTGCATGGGAATACTGAAGATCCGGCTGGCGGCGTCTTCGCTCGCGGGGAATGCCCCCGGCGCATAACCCAGGAACGCGAAGGCTGTCTGCAGGTGCAGGGGCTTGGGGTAGTAGATCGCTGTGGGAATGCCCGCCGCCTTGAGTTGATCCATTAACGCCGCCCGCTGCGCTTCATTCTTCGCGAGCAGGGAATATTGCGCCCAGGCGCTCTTGCAGCCTGCGGCTATGTGAGGGGTAAGGAGCGAGGAGTTGGCAGCTAGAAGCGAGGTGTAGCGTTGGGCTGCCTCTTGCCTCAGATTTATTTCTTCCGGGAAGATTGCGAATTTGGCCAGGAGAATGGCTGCCTGGAGAGTATCAAGCCGGCCATTGATGCCTATCCGGATATTGTCGTATTTATCCGAGCCTTGGCCGTGGACGCGGATGGATTCCATAATATTTGCCAATTGATCGTCATCGGTGAAGCACATTCCGCCGTCGCCGTAGCAACCCAAGGGTTTGGCCGGGAAGAAGGAGGTGCAGGCGATATCGGCCAAGGCCCCTGCCCTTCTGCCCTTGTATTCAGCGCCGAAGGACTGGGCGGCGTCTTCGATGACGAAGAGGGCGTGATCTTTGGCGATTTTGTTGATGGCATCGTAGTCGGCGGACAGGCCAAAGAGATCGACGGGGATGACGCCTTTGGGAGACAGTGTTACGTTTCCCGTTTTAAGTTTTACGTTATTATTAGGCAAAGGGTGGAGAGAAGAATCATTCGATTTGAGGGCGATGATGGCTTTTTCCAACTTTTCCGGGTCTATGTTGTAGGTTTTGGGATCGATATCGACAAAGACCGGTGTGGCCCCGAGAAGACTGATGACCTCAGCCGTGGCGAGGAACGTGAAAGGCGTTGTAAAGATCGCATCGCCCGGGCCGACACCGTAGGCCATCAGGGCCATGAGAAGGGCGTCCGTCCCGGAAGCGCAACTGATCGCGTGTTTTGCACCAACATAGACACCCAGTTTCGCTTCCAGTTCCTTGACTTCCGGGCCCATGATGTATTGGCCGTGCGCCAGAACCTTCTGGATATTCGCATCCAGTGTCTCTTTGATTCGCTTTTGCTGGGTTTTAAGATCGATAAAATCCATTGGTTATTCCGCCTGCTCCTTTACCTTATAGATCGATTTTAAAAAAGAGCTTCCTTTACCTTCATTTTTCCGCTTTGAGACCTTTGAATTTCTCCCGAAATGTTGTTAATTGTCATTCCCGTGAAAACGGGAATCTGGTCTTTTCGGGAACTTATAGATTATGAACATTAAGCTTCGCTTTCCCGCCTGCGCGGGAATGACAAATGGTTTTGCAATTACCTCAGGTTTTTAAATTAAGCGTTATTGCGAGTGTGAGATGGTACAGCTCCGCCCTCTGGATTACATGCAGGCATGTCAAGTGGGGAAATTTAAGCAATGGAAACGATAATTTATCACATGTTATCTATCCGGCTGACTGAAACCCGTCGCGGCTGCCGGAAAGCCCATCCGCCGCGGCCACATCCTGCTCAAGCAGGCGTATGTCTTCCTTCAATCTTTCGTATTCTTCGGACTTCTTCCGCAGGAAACGCACGGTGATCCGCTCACGCTCCTCGATCCCCGCCGGCGTGAGGCGGTAGATGAAGGCCGCCTTGTGCTCCGAGGTCAGAAAATTTTCGGTCTTGACCAGCCCCTTTTCGATCAACGCCCGGATCAGGAAATTGACCTTGCCAAGGCTGATCTCGGTCCGTGCGGACATTTGCCGCTGTGTCACATAAGGATTGGCGGATATTTCCCGAAGAATGTCGAGTGTTTCTTCACAGTCAAGTTTTGGTTGCCATGAATTTGCCATTGAAAGCCTTGGTTCTATTTTTGAACGAGGTTTGGTTTTAATGAATTATTCGCCGCGTGTCAAGGAAAAGTTGGGGGGTCATTCAACGAAAAACACTTAATTTAAAGACCTGCCCCCCGCGACGAAGCCGGCAATGCCGTCAAACTGGAAGCCTTTTTTGGCCATGCCCTCGCCGCTTTGGTCGGTCGTGTAGAAGTGATGTTTGGTATTGCGGTTGAACCAGCGGTAGAGCTCCCGCGCCCCGGTCAGTCGCGAGGTGCCGATGCTGCCGATCGAGCCCTCAAAGATGTAGCCGGGAAGAGGCTTGCCGCCATTGGGATTGTAGGAGTAGTAATGGTCGCCGGTAGTCGGGTTAAACCAGCGGTAGAAATCGGTCGTGCCGGGGGTTCCGGGGGCAAAA
Coding sequences:
- a CDS encoding TIGR04255 family protein yields the protein MKTYTTFPKAPIVEAVLDIQVEPAEGMNMKQIGTFFDHVKGRYPEKEMRAKGSAVIRISPQGPSMDEPSVQPVGYMYRSSEEKKAVQARIDGYTFNKFNPYESWGAFSAEARELWQRYVETAKPNRLKRLALRYINRIEIPLPIRDFKDYLLTIPEIAPNLPQSLADFIMRLAVPNPEIEATAVISVVMDQSSSAKILPIIFDIDVFKITNHPGNSEDIWNDFDQLRIFKNEIFFNSITDKAKELFQ
- a CDS encoding nucleotidyltransferase domain-containing protein; the encoded protein is MAKIPDHIRSVIALYIKRLEENRIHVSQAILFGSYATGGFTEWSDIDLAIVSDAFQGSRIADRAKVRKITLGVSCDIETIPFRPEDFVAADPFVREILETGTRLI
- a CDS encoding HEPN domain-containing protein; the protein is MKSEEHIQFWLESAAHDLDAAESLFAAGKYDWCLFLGHLVLEKTLKAILVQKQSEQIPPKTHNLVKLAEKSSLELTDDQKIFLDEVNDFNLEVRYPDYKEAFYLHCSKEYTLENFNKIKDIYQWLKSRITSEA
- a CDS encoding DUF86 domain-containing protein — encoded protein: MPTGPDNVVLNKAAAIERFLRRMRQEYAFNPALDNYTHIDAMILNIERACQAAIDLAQHLVAENHLGVPQSSADLFILLKKANVLSEETARAMIAMTGFRNVAIHEYQELEIAILRAIAEKEYKSLISFCREAGVEIRE
- a CDS encoding nucleotidyltransferase domain-containing protein codes for the protein KFKDLTPMNLTPKIKRCTKEILSGDARILAVYLLGSALRENLGPESDIDLALMLEAGAKLSSIERLKIANDLAYKLERTVDLGEISSANLVYSREAFLTGVPVFQRNHGRAALRRASLMGMYIQFNLDRKEVLDAYRAR
- a CDS encoding type II toxin-antitoxin system VapC family toxin; translated protein: MEQTILLDTNVLSELMRPQPDVRVLSWFGLNTEVGYYISAVTQAEILLGISLLPAGKRQSGLADAAAEMFSEEFSGRCLPFDEQSAKIYAELVAARTRAGQPISTEDAQIAAIALSNH
- a CDS encoding DUF2281 domain-containing protein; the protein is MNIVERLYNVTKELPEPLLGELLDFAETLRQRKSQGRLTENIAQRIHQRFANLEGEGLPIPERQLSRMPPQWER
- a CDS encoding MarR family EPS-associated transcriptional regulator, which produces MKNSVYKKLGGEETLNLLREISANPRITQRQMSSRLDIGLGKVNYLIKGLIEKGLLKVESFCTSEHKAAYIYHLTPAGIEERARITVRFLKKKSEEYERLQEDLRQLEVNPVAAQILADGN
- a CDS encoding DegT/DnrJ/EryC1/StrS family aminotransferase, translating into MDFIDLKTQQKRIKETLDANIQKVLAHGQYIMGPEVKELEAKLGVYVGAKHAISCASGTDALLMALMAYGVGPGDAIFTTPFTFLATAEVISLLGATPVFVDIDPKTYNIDPEKLEKAIIALKSNDSSLHPLPNNNVKLKTGNVTLSPKGVIPVDLFGLSADYDAINKIAKDHALFVIEDAAQSFGAEYKGRRAGALADIACTSFFPAKPLGCYGDGGMCFTDDDQLANIMESIRVHGQGSDKYDNIRIGINGRLDTLQAAILLAKFAIFPEEINLRQEAAQRYTSLLAANSSLLTPHIAAGCKSAWAQYSLLAKNEAQRAALMDQLKAAGIPTAIYYPKPLHLQTAFAFLGYAPGAFPASEDAASRIFSIPMHPYLQKEDQTKIAEIMRSAC
- a CDS encoding MarR family EPS-associated transcriptional regulator translates to MANSWQPKLDCEETLDILREISANPYVTQRQMSARTEISLGKVNFLIRALIEKGLVKTENFLTSEHKAAFIYRLTPAGIEERERITVRFLRKKSEEYERLKEDIRLLEQDVAAADGLSGSRDGFQSAG